A portion of the Cololabis saira isolate AMF1-May2022 chromosome 17, fColSai1.1, whole genome shotgun sequence genome contains these proteins:
- the prokr1b gene encoding prokineticin receptor 1b — protein sequence MAESNISHMTAASTEMEDNLPDGKLDQYLDGYDMDYGIPPDEIPDTTQGQAFFVATIVIAIVLVCIMLVCGLGNFIFIATLTRYKKLRNLTNLLIANLAISDFIVAVVCCPFLVDYYVVKQLSWDHGLVLCASVNYLRTVSLYVSTNALLAIAVDRYMAIVHPLRPRMKYQTAYCLITGVWIVPILISIPSAYFASETTYPHGGTTPTTHKVFCAQIWPVDQQAYYRSYFLFVFAVEFVGPVIVMAMCYTHISRELWFKNVPGFQTEQIRKRLRCRRKTVMVLIGILTAYILCWAPYYGFTILRDFHPTLISRQKNSLVAFYIIECIAMSNSMINTFCFVSVKNNTVKYLKKMVLLRWKSTYVPTKTVDEMDMRTSSMPVTEEIECIHLR from the exons ATGGCTGAGTCAAATATCAGCCATATGACAGCAGCTTCTACAGAGATGGAGGATAACCTCCCAGATGGCAAGTTGGATCAGTATCTGGACGGCTATGATATGGActatggcatccctcctgatgAGATCCCAGACACAACACAGGGTCAAGCCTTCTTCGTGGCCACAATTGTTATTGCCATTGTCCTCGTGTGCATCATGCTTGTTTGCGGGTTGGGAAACTTCATATTCATTGCCACACTGACACGCTACAAAAAGCTTCGCAATCTCACCAACCTGCTCATTGCTAATCTGGCGATTTCAGACTTTATTGTGGCAGTGGTGTGCTGCCCGTTCCTGGTGGACTACTATGTGGTAAAACAGCTTTCCTGGGATCACGGACTGGTGCTGTGTGCATCTGTTAATTACCTCAGGACCGTGTCCCTCTACGTGTCCACAAACGCATTGCTTGCCATTGCAGTTGACAG ATACATGGCCATAGTCCATCCTCTGAGGCCACGTATGAAGTACCAAACTGCTTATTGCCTAATAACCGGAGTGTGGATTGTTCCCATTCTCATCTCTATTCCATCTGCCTACTTTGCTTCTGAGACCACGTACCCTCACGGCGGCACCACCCCGACCACCCACAAAGTGTTCTGTGCCCAGATATGGCCTGTGGACCAGCAGGCCTACTATCGGTCCTACTTCCTGTTCGTCTTTGCCGTGGAGTTCGTTGGACCCGTGATCGTCATGGCAATGTGCTACACCCACATTTCCCGTGAGCTCTGGTTCAAAAATGTCCCAGGTTTCCAGACGGAGCAGATAAGAAAGAGATTGCGTTGTCGCCGCAAGACAGTGATGGTGCTCATTGGGATTTTGACAGCATACATCCTGTGCTGGGCACCGTACTACGGCTTCACAATCCTGCGTGACTTCCATCCAACACTGATCTCCCGCCAGAAGAACTCGCTGGTGGCTTTTTACATCATTGAGTGCATTGCCATGAGCAACAGCATGATAAATACCTTCTGCTTTGTAAGTGTCAAGAATAACACAGTTAAGTACCTGAAGAAGATGGTACTCCTGCGCTGGAAGTCAACGTATGTCCCCACTAAGACAGTGGATGAAATGGATATGAGGACATCTTCCATGCCTGTTACCGAGGAGATCGAATGCATTCATCTGAGGTGA